Proteins encoded together in one Triticum dicoccoides isolate Atlit2015 ecotype Zavitan chromosome 7B, WEW_v2.0, whole genome shotgun sequence window:
- the LOC119337389 gene encoding beta-glucuronosyltransferase GlcAT14B-like yields MRKSCGLNSGPGRPFNDRRWLLPFLASLLVSVTLFLAAACGLFSPPYLAGDDAFLVDVVSFTDWDDGGSPSQRDSGQSVEPEAKDRLLDDNDNPDNAAVNSDDSDAEPPRLAYLLEGTKGDGLRMRRVLQAIYHPRNQYILHLDLEAPPRERIDLAMYVKGDPMFSQVGNVRVIAKGNLVTYKGPTMVACTLHAVAILLKEGLEWDWFINLSASDYPLMTQDDILHVFSSLPRNLNFIEHMQISGWKRIQRAKPIVLDPGLYLSKKFDLSTTPERRELPTSFKLYTGSAWIMLTKSFLEYCIWGWDNLPRTLLMYYVNFISSPEGYFHTVICNSDEFQGTAVGHDLHYIAWDYPAKQHPLTLSMKDFNSMVKSGAPFARKFPKEDKVLDRIDRELLHRSEGRFTPGAWCNGSFEGGADPCLSRQEDSVLEPGPGAERLRGLMKKVLSWDYRNGSCSTLSYDQTKRDWYVPKSKG; encoded by the exons ATGAGGAAGAGCTGTGGCCTTAACTCCGGTCCCGGGCGGCCCTTCAACGACCGCCGGTGGCTGCTCCCCTTCCTCGCGAGCCTCCTCGTGTCGGTCACCCTCTTCCTGGCCGCCGCCTGCGGCCTCTTCTCACCGCCCTATTTGGCCGGCGACGACGCCTTCCTTGTCGACGTCGTCTCGTTCACCGACTGGGACGATGGAGGCTCACCGTCGCAGCGAGACAGCGGCCAGTCAGTGGAACCCGAGGCCAAGGACCGGCTGCTGGATGACAACGACAACCCCGACAACGCCGCCGTGAACTCGGACGACTCCGACGCGGAGCCGCCCAGGCTGGCGTATCTCCTGGAGGGCACCAAGGGCGACGGCCTGCGGATGCGGAGGGTGCTGCAGGCGATATACCACCCGCGCAACCAGTACATCCTGCACTTGGATCTGGAGGCGCCGCCCCGGGAGAGGATTGACCTGGCCatgtacgtcaagggggacccgATGTTCAGCCAGGTCGGGAATGTGCGGGTGATCGCCAAGGGCAACCTGGTCACGTACAAGGGGCCGACGATGGTCGCCTGCACGCTCCACGCCGTGGCGATCCTCCTCAAAGAAGGCTTGGAGTGGGACTGGTTCATCAACCTCAGCGCCTCGGATTATCCCCTCATGACGCAAGATG ATATACTTCATGTGTTCTCGTCTTTGCCAAGAAATCTTAATTTTATAGAGCACATGCAAATATCTGGATGGAAAAG GATCCAAAGAGCAAAACCCATAGTTCTGGACCCAGGGCTTTATCTCTCAAAAAAGTTTGACCTTTCTACGACACCTGAGCGGCGAGAATTGCCAACATCTTTCAAATTATATACTG GTTCTGCTTGGATAATGCTCACGAAATCCTTCCTGGAGTACTGCATATGGGGTTGGGATAATCTCCCACGCACCCTCCTGATGTACTATGTCAACTTCATCTCCTCACCAGAAGGTTATTTCCATACTGTGATCTGCAACTCTGATGAGTTTCAGGGCACTGCAGTTGGTCATGACCTGCACTACATTGCCTGGGACTACCCTGCAAAACAGCATCCGCTGACCCTCTCCATGAAGGACTTCAACAGCATGGTCAAGAGTGGCGCGCCCTTTGCACGGAAGTTTCCAAAGGAAGACAAGGTCTTGGACAGGATCGACCGTGAGCTTCTGCACCGCTCTGAAGGCCGCTTCACTCCTGGGGCATGGTGTAATGGGAGCTTTGAAGGAGGGGCTGACCCTTGTTTGTCTAGACAGGAAGACTCTGTTTTAGAGCCTGGTCCAGGCGCTGAGAGGCTGCGCGGCTTGATGAAGAAGGTGCTGTCATGGGATTACCGCAACGGCAGCTGCTCGACTCTCTCGTACGATCAAACAAAGAGAGACTGGTATGTTCCCAAAAGTAAAGGATAA